The Iamia majanohamensis genome window below encodes:
- a CDS encoding Ig-like domain-containing protein: MTPVPPEAPMRHPAPRRRPAAARRTLVALAAGVLAVLVVAATPVPGAADPAPDGRAPAQARATTGVGPGGQTLTVDPVTGLDPAGAELTVTGEGFDAAAGFDVATDGLYVALCVDNGVGQTPTPCVGGVDLTGSGSASRWVTNNPIAGVPAAAVTPMAADGSFSTTITVTAADRFVDCTTLPAGKQCKVFTRLDHRASGDRSQDVRVPVSFGIPAPNGPALVVTPSSGLDPAGTDLTVTGTGFPTEAPGAYVAFGPVPEDGTDATRYGVVTFVPSSAIGPDGSFTATLPDVAAAYTDGGGTARDFSDGGGHVSTFRAHGVPDPDGRWSASVPVAFAGAAVPATTTTLAASAGSVAVGAPVVLTATVTTAAGPVTAGTVDVRSGTTLLGTAELDARGRATVRTSFPTPGARTLTAAFRGSAVAGPSSSAPVGLTVTAATPPPPADDPAPTPVATAPSGSRTGTGPAGQTLTVTPVDDLDPAGTEVEVTGEGYDAAAGFDLATGGMYVALCVDKGPAVAPSPCVGGVDTEGSSGASRWVTNDPYEGVPDDAVVPVAPDGSFRTTLTLEASDEYVDCTALPAGERCVVATRVDHRASADRSQDVKVPVCFAGEQACTTDPVAPGDPDAAPAFTGFGLDDAAAGSGVGGLPLGGGSLGSSGLGPSGGLPLASTGGGVEPLPYGIALVAGGLALLVLGRRLHRSRARPVAVPVGRP, encoded by the coding sequence GTGACCCCCGTGCCCCCGGAGGCCCCCATGCGCCACCCCGCTCCTCGTCGTCGTCCGGCCGCCGCCCGGCGCACGCTCGTCGCCCTGGCCGCCGGCGTGCTGGCCGTCCTGGTGGTGGCGGCCACCCCGGTCCCCGGCGCGGCCGACCCCGCGCCCGACGGTCGGGCCCCGGCCCAGGCCCGGGCCACGACCGGGGTGGGCCCCGGTGGCCAGACGCTCACGGTCGACCCGGTGACGGGCCTCGACCCGGCGGGCGCCGAGCTCACCGTCACCGGCGAGGGCTTCGACGCGGCCGCCGGGTTCGACGTGGCCACCGACGGCCTCTACGTCGCCCTCTGCGTCGACAACGGCGTGGGCCAGACCCCCACCCCGTGCGTCGGCGGCGTCGACCTCACCGGGTCGGGCTCGGCCTCGCGCTGGGTCACCAACAACCCGATCGCCGGCGTGCCCGCCGCCGCGGTCACGCCCATGGCGGCCGACGGGTCCTTCTCCACCACGATCACGGTCACCGCGGCGGACCGGTTCGTCGACTGCACGACCCTGCCCGCGGGCAAGCAGTGCAAGGTCTTCACCCGTCTCGACCACCGCGCCAGCGGCGACCGCAGCCAGGACGTGCGCGTGCCCGTCTCCTTCGGCATCCCGGCCCCGAACGGCCCGGCCCTGGTCGTGACCCCGTCGTCGGGCCTCGACCCCGCCGGCACCGACCTCACCGTCACCGGCACCGGCTTCCCCACCGAGGCCCCCGGGGCCTACGTCGCCTTCGGGCCCGTGCCCGAGGACGGCACCGACGCCACCCGCTACGGCGTCGTCACCTTCGTCCCCTCGTCGGCCATCGGCCCGGACGGGTCCTTCACCGCCACGCTCCCGGACGTGGCTGCGGCCTACACCGACGGCGGCGGCACCGCCCGGGACTTCTCCGACGGCGGCGGCCACGTGTCCACCTTCCGCGCCCACGGCGTCCCCGACCCCGACGGGCGCTGGTCGGCCTCGGTGCCGGTGGCCTTCGCCGGCGCCGCCGTGCCCGCCACGACGACGACCCTGGCGGCCAGCGCCGGCTCCGTCGCCGTCGGCGCCCCGGTCGTGCTCACCGCCACGGTGACCACCGCGGCCGGGCCGGTCACCGCCGGGACGGTCGACGTGCGCTCCGGCACCACACTCCTCGGCACCGCGGAGCTGGACGCCCGGGGCCGGGCGACGGTGCGCACCTCGTTCCCGACGCCAGGGGCCCGCACCCTGACCGCTGCCTTCCGGGGCTCCGCCGTCGCCGGGCCGAGCAGCTCGGCCCCCGTGGGCCTCACCGTCACCGCAGCCACGCCGCCGCCGCCAGCGGACGACCCGGCGCCGACCCCCGTCGCCACCGCCCCGAGCGGCTCGCGCACCGGCACCGGGCCTGCGGGCCAGACGTTGACGGTCACCCCGGTCGACGACCTCGACCCGGCGGGCACCGAGGTGGAGGTCACCGGCGAGGGCTACGACGCCGCCGCCGGCTTCGACCTGGCCACCGGGGGCATGTACGTCGCCCTGTGCGTCGACAAGGGCCCCGCCGTGGCGCCCAGCCCCTGCGTGGGCGGCGTCGACACCGAGGGCAGCTCCGGTGCCTCCCGGTGGGTGACCAACGACCCCTACGAGGGCGTGCCCGACGACGCCGTCGTGCCGGTCGCCCCCGACGGGTCGTTCCGGACCACGCTGACCCTGGAGGCCAGCGACGAGTACGTCGACTGCACCGCCCTGCCGGCCGGGGAGCGCTGCGTCGTCGCCACGCGGGTGGACCACCGGGCCAGCGCCGACCGCAGCCAGGACGTCAAGGTGCCGGTGTGCTTCGCCGGCGAGCAGGCGTGCACCACCGACCCGGTGGCCCCCGGTGACCCCGACGCCGCCCCCGCCTTCACCGGCTTCGGCCTCGACGACGCCGCCGCCGGCTCCGGCGTCGGCGGCCTGCCCCTCGGCGGCGGCTCGCTCGGGTCGTCCGGCCTCGGCCCCTCCGGCGGCCTGCCCCTGGCCTCCACCGGCGGGGGCGTCGAGCCCCTGCCCTACGGCATCGCCCTGGTCGCCGGGGGCCTCGCCCTCCTGGTCCTGGGCCGACGCCTCCACCGCTCCCGCGCCCGCCCCGTCGCCGTGCCGGTGGGCCGGCCCTGA
- a CDS encoding FecCD family ABC transporter permease translates to MPAGGAAAADTQVAPADPVGGGAPTSVVDDAPLATEPTSWVRSGLLIVALGAALAALTVVAGASGAFRVPPAEVVGSVLHRLGLPLGPTPDALGEEVLWQIRFPRVALTVLVGGALGCAGALMQGTFSNPLAEPGIVGVSSGAALGAVVVIVTGLAPFGTWSITGAAFVGGVVTVFAVYVASRHDGRTEVITMVLTGIALNALTGAVLGLLTYYSDDAQLRSITFWTLGSMAQATWPKVAVVAPLAIAGVVAAPVFARRLDLFALGDGPARHLGVDVERTRRRVLLLVAVLTASAVAVSGQILFVGLVVPHLVRMVAGPGHRLLVPGSTLAGATILVGADLAARTMAAPAEIPLGVLTALVGSPFFFWQLRRMRSRQGGWA, encoded by the coding sequence GTGCCCGCGGGGGGAGCAGCCGCGGCGGACACCCAGGTCGCGCCGGCGGACCCCGTCGGGGGCGGGGCCCCGACGTCGGTCGTCGACGACGCCCCCCTCGCCACCGAGCCCACCAGCTGGGTCCGCTCCGGGCTCCTCATCGTGGCCCTGGGCGCCGCCCTCGCCGCCCTCACCGTGGTCGCCGGGGCGTCGGGCGCCTTCCGGGTCCCGCCCGCCGAGGTGGTGGGCTCGGTGCTGCACCGCCTCGGGCTGCCCCTCGGCCCCACCCCCGACGCCCTGGGCGAGGAGGTCCTCTGGCAGATCCGCTTCCCGCGGGTGGCCCTCACCGTGCTCGTCGGCGGGGCGCTGGGCTGCGCCGGGGCCCTCATGCAGGGCACCTTCAGCAACCCCCTGGCCGAGCCCGGCATCGTCGGCGTGTCGTCCGGTGCCGCCCTCGGGGCGGTGGTCGTGATCGTCACCGGGCTGGCCCCGTTCGGCACGTGGAGCATCACCGGGGCCGCGTTCGTCGGCGGGGTCGTCACCGTGTTCGCGGTGTACGTGGCCTCCCGCCACGACGGGCGCACCGAGGTCATCACCATGGTGCTCACCGGGATCGCCCTCAACGCCCTCACCGGGGCCGTGCTGGGCCTGCTCACCTACTACTCCGACGACGCCCAGCTGCGGAGCATCACCTTCTGGACCCTCGGCAGCATGGCCCAGGCCACCTGGCCCAAGGTCGCGGTGGTGGCCCCGCTGGCGATCGCCGGCGTCGTCGCCGCCCCCGTCTTCGCCCGCCGCCTCGACCTCTTCGCCCTGGGCGACGGCCCCGCCCGCCACCTCGGGGTGGACGTGGAGCGGACCCGGCGGCGCGTGCTCCTGCTCGTCGCCGTGCTCACCGCGTCGGCCGTCGCCGTGTCGGGGCAGATCCTCTTCGTCGGCCTGGTGGTGCCGCACCTGGTGCGCATGGTGGCCGGCCCCGGCCACCGCCTCCTGGTCCCGGGCTCCACATTGGCCGGCGCCACCATCCTCGTCGGCGCCGACCTGGCCGCCCGCACCATGGCCGCGCCGGCCGAGATCCCCCTCGGCGTGCTCACCGCCCTGGTGGGCAGCCCCTTCTTCTTCTGGCAGCTGCGGCGCATGCGGTCGCGGCAGGGCGGGTGGGCGTGA
- a CDS encoding TetR/AcrR family transcriptional regulator, with product MIGGSLETHRDVTRERIFDALARLMDERGYDAVSLADVAAAAGLARTAIYNYVPDKETLLVAYASRETDRYLAQLREALAQVDDPVGQLQTYLRHQVAYFARHHLPPGPALRHLLPQEAFARVLDHVAAVDAVLLDILGRGVADRYMASDDVATTASMINACIGRGSALAADGADLDVVVARTEGFVLRALDVRLLSDGSARRIPRRR from the coding sequence GTGATCGGCGGCTCGCTGGAGACCCACCGCGACGTCACCCGGGAACGCATCTTCGACGCCCTGGCCCGCCTCATGGACGAGCGGGGCTACGACGCGGTGAGCCTGGCCGACGTGGCCGCCGCGGCCGGGCTGGCCCGCACCGCGATCTACAACTACGTCCCCGACAAGGAGACGCTGCTGGTCGCCTACGCGAGCCGGGAGACCGACCGCTACCTCGCCCAGCTCCGGGAGGCCCTGGCCCAGGTCGACGACCCCGTGGGCCAGCTGCAGACCTACCTGCGCCACCAGGTCGCCTACTTCGCCCGCCACCACCTGCCGCCGGGCCCGGCCCTCCGCCACCTCCTCCCCCAGGAGGCCTTCGCCCGGGTCCTCGACCACGTGGCCGCGGTCGACGCCGTGCTCCTCGACATCCTCGGGCGCGGGGTCGCCGACCGGTACATGGCCTCGGACGACGTGGCCACCACGGCGTCGATGATCAACGCGTGCATCGGGCGGGGCAGCGCCCTCGCCGCCGACGGTGCCGACCTCGACGTGGTCGTGGCCCGCACCGAGGGGTTCGTCCTGCGGGCCCTCGACGTCCGGCTCCTCTCCGACGGCAGCGCCCGCCGCATCCCCCGACGCCGCTGA
- a CDS encoding sigma factor, producing the protein MASHGVARVRCEERGVDELLAAVGRGDQEALAALYDVLSPSVFAALARVTGDHRRAEEATAAVFVEVWRRAPHFARGEGTARAWITALARRHLVDVAQAGDGSATRRALSS; encoded by the coding sequence ATGGCATCGCACGGGGTGGCGCGGGTCCGTTGCGAGGAGCGGGGGGTCGACGAGCTCCTGGCCGCCGTGGGCCGGGGGGACCAGGAGGCCCTGGCCGCCCTCTACGACGTGCTGTCACCGTCCGTCTTCGCCGCCCTGGCCCGGGTGACCGGAGACCACCGGCGGGCGGAGGAGGCCACCGCCGCCGTGTTCGTCGAGGTCTGGCGCCGTGCTCCGCACTTCGCACGCGGCGAGGGCACGGCGCGGGCATGGATCACCGCCCTGGCCCGCCGCCACCTGGTCGACGTCGCTCAGGCCGGCGACGGGTCGGCCACCAGGCGGGCGCTCAGCTCGTAG
- a CDS encoding heme oxygenase (biliverdin-producing), which translates to MTSTTTARDTAPAGFAARLREGTRGDHGSAETSATMRALVTGRIDRAGLAWVLAQHLPVYRALEEVADDLAADPVVAPFLVEGLARTAVLEADLARLRGPEGTPAAGPAALGYAARIEATRGWPAGFVAHHYTRYLGDLSGGQHIGRALARAHPELELGFYTFVGIDPVEVKDAYRAALDAAPWDDDEQAAVLAEVRVAYELSARLVADPSPA; encoded by the coding sequence ATGACGAGCACCACCACCGCCCGCGACACCGCCCCGGCAGGCTTCGCCGCCCGGCTCCGGGAGGGGACCCGGGGCGACCACGGCTCGGCCGAGACCTCGGCGACCATGCGCGCCCTCGTCACCGGCCGCATCGACCGTGCCGGCCTGGCGTGGGTCCTGGCCCAGCACCTCCCCGTGTACCGCGCCCTCGAGGAGGTCGCCGACGACCTGGCCGCCGACCCGGTGGTGGCGCCGTTCCTCGTCGAGGGCCTGGCCCGCACCGCCGTGCTGGAGGCCGACCTCGCCCGCCTGCGGGGTCCGGAGGGGACGCCGGCTGCGGGCCCGGCGGCCCTCGGGTACGCGGCACGGATCGAGGCCACCCGTGGCTGGCCCGCCGGCTTCGTCGCCCACCACTACACCCGGTACCTGGGCGACCTCTCCGGTGGCCAGCACATCGGCCGGGCCCTGGCCCGGGCCCACCCCGAGCTCGAGCTGGGCTTCTACACCTTCGTCGGGATCGACCCCGTCGAGGTCAAGGACGCCTACCGGGCCGCCCTCGACGCCGCCCCGTGGGACGACGACGAGCAGGCGGCGGTCCTCGCCGAGGTCCGCGTGGCCTACGAGCTGAGCGCCCGCCTGGTGGCCGACCCGTCGCCGGCCTGA
- a CDS encoding GAF and ANTAR domain-containing protein, protein MLAEVDDTGAQDRTDPASDPSGLADAFAQVARSLVAEDDLPAVLSRISTLAVQTIDGAEHCGITLVSAGVVRTAGSSDEVPERVDRLQYETGEGPCLSAIREHQVFRSDDIRDEDRWPSFVRRAEEETGVRSILSFRLFIGEDTLGALNLYAGSPGSFGEDDVHVGAVFAAHAAVAMESAGQVDDLRTALRTRDVIATAKGIIMAESDLDDDQAFDVLRRASQRTNVKLREVAAEVVDRHSSTGTAAEPEVP, encoded by the coding sequence ATGCTGGCAGAAGTGGACGACACCGGCGCCCAGGACCGCACCGACCCGGCCAGCGACCCCAGCGGCCTGGCCGATGCCTTCGCCCAGGTGGCGCGGTCCCTCGTCGCCGAGGACGACCTGCCGGCGGTGCTCTCCCGCATCAGCACCCTCGCGGTGCAGACCATCGACGGCGCCGAGCACTGCGGCATCACCCTGGTGTCGGCAGGGGTTGTCCGCACCGCAGGGAGCAGCGACGAGGTGCCCGAGCGCGTCGACCGGCTCCAGTACGAGACCGGAGAGGGGCCCTGCCTGAGCGCCATCCGCGAGCACCAGGTGTTCCGGTCCGACGACATCCGGGACGAGGACCGCTGGCCGTCGTTCGTCCGTCGGGCCGAGGAGGAGACGGGCGTCCGCAGCATCCTCTCGTTCCGCCTGTTCATCGGTGAGGACACCCTGGGCGCCCTCAACCTCTACGCCGGCTCCCCGGGGAGCTTCGGTGAGGACGACGTCCACGTCGGGGCCGTGTTCGCCGCCCACGCGGCCGTCGCCATGGAGAGCGCTGGACAGGTCGACGACCTGCGCACCGCCCTGCGCACCCGGGACGTGATCGCCACGGCGAAGGGCATCATCATGGCCGAGAGCGACCTGGACGACGACCAGGCCTTCGACGTCCTGCGGCGGGCCTCCCAACGGACGAACGTCAAGCTCCGGGAGGTCGCGGCGGAGGTCGTGGACCGCCACAGCAGCACGGGGACCGCGGCCGAGCCGGAGGTCCCCTGA
- a CDS encoding heme ABC transporter ATP-binding protein encodes MRALRPGRRAPEPHLRLGPDALVAADVEVTLGGAPVLRGVDVRAGAGEVVALVGPNGAGKSTLLGALAGDLAPSAGTVAIGGRPVDGWDGLELARTRAVLPQQATVTFPFSVREVVEMGRAPWVAHDGDPDGAAVVDAALRATEVGHLATRRVPSLSGGERARVAMARVLAQQTPVVLLDEPTAALDLHHQELVLDLARRRAGAGVAVVVVLHDLGLAAAHADRVVVLRDGLVVADGPPAAVLDAALLSDVYQHALEVVAHPRTGAPLVLPVR; translated from the coding sequence GTGAGGGCCCTGCGCCCCGGTCGCCGGGCCCCGGAGCCCCACCTGCGGCTCGGGCCCGACGCCCTCGTGGCCGCCGACGTGGAGGTGACCCTCGGCGGCGCGCCGGTGCTGCGGGGCGTCGACGTGCGGGCCGGGGCGGGGGAGGTGGTGGCCCTCGTGGGTCCCAACGGCGCCGGCAAGTCGACGCTGCTCGGTGCCCTCGCCGGCGACCTCGCCCCCTCGGCCGGCACCGTCGCCATCGGCGGCCGCCCGGTGGACGGGTGGGACGGCCTGGAGCTGGCCCGCACCCGGGCCGTCCTGCCCCAGCAGGCCACGGTGACCTTCCCCTTCTCGGTGCGGGAGGTGGTGGAGATGGGCCGGGCCCCGTGGGTCGCGCACGACGGCGACCCCGACGGCGCGGCCGTCGTCGACGCCGCCCTGCGGGCCACCGAGGTGGGCCACCTGGCGACCCGTCGGGTGCCGTCGCTGTCGGGGGGTGAGCGGGCCCGGGTGGCCATGGCCCGGGTCCTCGCCCAGCAGACCCCCGTGGTGCTCCTCGACGAGCCCACCGCCGCCCTCGACCTCCACCACCAGGAGCTGGTGCTCGACCTGGCCCGCCGGCGGGCGGGTGCCGGCGTCGCCGTGGTGGTCGTGCTCCACGACCTCGGGCTGGCCGCGGCCCACGCCGACCGGGTGGTGGTGCTCCGCGACGGGCTGGTGGTGGCCGACGGGCCGCCCGCGGCCGTGCTCGACGCCGCCCTGCTCAGCGACGTCTACCAGCACGCCCTCGAGGTCGTCGCCCACCCCCGCACCGGCGCCCCGTTGGTGCTGCCCGTGCGTTGA
- a CDS encoding DUF2470 domain-containing protein, translated as MPDPAPSPFSPEVVTAVARHMNDDHAEDNVTICRGLGGQPGTTAAVMTGMGPEGLELEATVDGAPVPVVVPWSGPITERAQVRAEVVRMHTEASEALGLPVAEH; from the coding sequence ATGCCCGACCCCGCCCCCAGCCCGTTCTCGCCCGAGGTCGTGACCGCCGTGGCCCGGCACATGAACGACGACCACGCCGAGGACAACGTCACCATCTGTCGGGGGCTGGGCGGCCAGCCCGGGACCACCGCCGCGGTGATGACCGGGATGGGCCCCGAGGGCCTGGAGCTGGAGGCGACCGTCGACGGGGCCCCCGTCCCCGTGGTGGTCCCCTGGTCGGGGCCGATCACCGAGCGGGCCCAGGTCCGGGCCGAGGTGGTGCGCATGCACACCGAGGCGTCCGAGGCCCTCGGCCTCCCGGTCGCCGAGCACTGA
- a CDS encoding diadenylate cyclase, which translates to MVPPVPLTAARRRRLVEELSEQGLVLDGSEAWHDLAVEELDYALRPPVHERRVPSYGALVAPRTAAWAWEEVTELSIERRPIPGDPTAARAYADGLSSWLLRWDAERAEGVVFDRPAGSERDLVVLAGALGAVIVQRHPSGTVRVVGPAGVYRYDGLGWHHEPMVSTWIDAIGEGVASDDRGVLARLLEFAVHDLGSRGIGAILVHGPDHDLPRTFERRLPTPPALRITHPPDLAPLRHVLAQIDGATLFQADGTLREIGVRLVPSTEAETGVLGYRGMRHTSGRRYSYDDPGATVIVVSEDGPVTVLRGGALVAASTGSGPGITDVD; encoded by the coding sequence GTGGTCCCGCCGGTCCCCCTCACCGCCGCTCGACGGCGACGGCTGGTCGAGGAGCTGTCCGAGCAGGGCCTCGTGCTCGACGGCTCGGAGGCCTGGCACGACCTCGCCGTCGAGGAGCTCGACTACGCCCTCCGGCCCCCCGTGCACGAGAGGCGGGTGCCGAGCTACGGCGCCCTCGTCGCGCCCCGCACGGCTGCGTGGGCCTGGGAGGAGGTCACCGAGCTATCGATCGAGCGGCGGCCCATCCCCGGCGACCCGACGGCGGCCCGGGCCTACGCCGACGGCCTCTCGAGCTGGCTGCTGCGCTGGGATGCCGAGCGGGCCGAGGGCGTCGTCTTCGACCGACCGGCCGGCTCCGAGCGCGACCTCGTCGTGCTGGCCGGGGCCCTCGGCGCCGTCATCGTGCAGCGCCACCCGTCGGGCACGGTGCGGGTGGTGGGCCCGGCGGGGGTCTACCGCTACGACGGGCTCGGGTGGCACCACGAGCCCATGGTGTCGACCTGGATCGACGCCATCGGCGAGGGGGTGGCCTCCGACGACCGGGGCGTGCTGGCCCGGCTGCTCGAGTTCGCGGTGCACGACCTGGGCAGCCGGGGCATCGGCGCCATCCTCGTGCACGGCCCCGACCACGACCTGCCCCGCACCTTCGAGCGCCGCCTCCCCACGCCGCCCGCCCTGCGGATCACCCACCCGCCGGACCTGGCCCCGCTCCGCCACGTCCTGGCCCAGATCGACGGCGCCACCCTCTTCCAGGCCGACGGCACGCTGCGGGAGATCGGTGTGCGGCTGGTGCCCTCGACCGAGGCCGAGACGGGCGTCCTCGGCTACCGCGGCATGCGCCACACCTCGGGTCGGCGCTACAGCTACGACGACCCCGGGGCCACGGTCATCGTCGTGAGCGAGGACGGGCCGGTGACCGTGCTGCGAGGCGGGGCCCTGGTCGCGGCATCGACCGGTTCCGGCCCGGGCATCACCGACGTCGACTAG
- a CDS encoding heme/hemin ABC transporter substrate-binding protein produces the protein MTRRGRAAVVAATLLLTLVACGGGGPQATEAAPGPGERAEDRSVEAVVAEATPQLPTEVTSADGRTVRVDDVSRIVSLWGNITETVYGLGLGDAVVGRDVASTFTEAEEVPVVTRGHDVSAESVLSLRPTVVLVDPTIGPPEAIDQIRNAGVPVVVVDEVTTLDGIGGRIRQIAEALGVVEAGEALADEADAEIAAVQADIPAEADTPRVAFLYMRGSAGVYLIAGPGSGADSMIEAAGGEDAGTAIGLDRPFTPITSEALTEAAPDVILMTTTGLESVGGLDGLLEIPGIAQTPAGRDRRVVTVEDGLLYSFGGRTARALELIIDQLHTPS, from the coding sequence ATGACGCGCCGGGGGCGGGCGGCGGTCGTCGCCGCCACCCTGCTGCTCACCCTCGTGGCCTGCGGAGGGGGCGGGCCGCAGGCCACCGAGGCCGCCCCGGGGCCGGGCGAGCGGGCCGAGGACCGGTCCGTGGAGGCCGTGGTCGCGGAGGCCACCCCGCAGCTGCCGACCGAGGTGACCTCGGCCGACGGGCGCACGGTCCGGGTCGACGACGTGAGCCGCATCGTCTCGCTCTGGGGCAACATCACCGAGACCGTCTACGGCCTCGGCCTGGGCGACGCCGTCGTGGGCCGCGACGTCGCGTCCACCTTCACCGAGGCCGAGGAGGTCCCGGTGGTCACCCGGGGCCACGACGTGTCGGCCGAGTCGGTGCTCTCGCTGCGCCCCACGGTGGTGCTCGTCGACCCCACCATCGGCCCGCCGGAGGCCATCGACCAGATCCGCAACGCCGGCGTCCCGGTGGTCGTGGTCGACGAGGTCACCACCCTCGACGGCATCGGCGGCCGCATCCGCCAGATCGCCGAGGCCCTGGGCGTGGTCGAGGCGGGGGAGGCCCTGGCCGACGAGGCCGACGCCGAGATCGCCGCCGTGCAGGCCGACATCCCCGCCGAGGCCGACACCCCCCGCGTTGCGTTCCTCTACATGCGGGGCTCGGCCGGCGTCTACCTCATCGCCGGGCCCGGCTCGGGCGCCGACTCCATGATCGAGGCCGCCGGCGGCGAGGACGCCGGCACCGCCATCGGCCTCGACCGACCCTTCACGCCCATCACCAGCGAGGCCCTCACCGAGGCCGCGCCCGACGTGATCCTCATGACGACGACGGGCCTGGAGTCCGTCGGCGGCCTCGACGGCCTCCTCGAGATCCCCGGCATCGCCCAGACCCCCGCCGGGCGCGACCGGCGGGTCGTCACCGTCGAGGACGGCCTGCTCTACAGCTTCGGCGGCCGCACCGCCCGCGCCCTCGAGCTGATCATCGACCAGCTCCACACCCCCTCGTGA
- a CDS encoding DUF4214 domain-containing protein, whose translation MTTHPPEGHRPAPHHHRARRPLTALLAAVLALVTMVAITTSGPSPVAAAEGTGTGPGGQTLTVSEVDGLDPEGSTVTVTGAGFTEAAGFDNDEDGIYLSFCVDNGPGQTPTPCLGGVDMTGQTHTSRWITNNGIPGQPALTVPMGSDGTFTTTLTVIAQDDNTDCLDLPDGKECKIFTRADHRASGDRSQDVRVPVTFGAQGGTVTLDRSTGLDAAGDSVVVSGTGFPTDSPGLYVVFGPVPEGNQTAAPFSPAAYVRSSSIASDGSWQITLPGIKARYTTRDGTSYDFLEGGGHISTFRAQGQPDPDGLWATSTPVSFDVRTADESYVTAAMTDFLGAKPTAEQVDAGVVVLQSKGRKGFLAELSTSDEWLTALVDGLYEDTLGREGDEGGVAFWVDELRSGRRSVATVAAQFYSSGEYFNGIGGGTVETWIDDLYEKILLRPADAGGRAYWVAEVEAKGRGNVARRFYQSGESARTRVDALYQSLLGRPADQGGLDFWGPRVVASGDLTLAVSLAAGGEYVQKSALRFP comes from the coding sequence ATGACCACCCACCCGCCCGAGGGCCACCGGCCCGCCCCGCACCACCACCGGGCCCGGCGCCCGCTGACGGCGCTGCTCGCCGCCGTGCTCGCCCTGGTCACCATGGTCGCCATCACCACGTCCGGGCCCTCCCCGGTCGCCGCCGCCGAGGGCACCGGCACCGGGCCCGGCGGACAGACGCTGACCGTCTCGGAGGTCGACGGCCTCGACCCCGAGGGCTCCACCGTCACCGTCACCGGCGCCGGCTTCACCGAGGCGGCCGGCTTCGACAACGACGAGGACGGGATCTACCTGTCCTTCTGCGTCGACAACGGCCCGGGCCAGACCCCGACGCCCTGCCTCGGCGGCGTGGACATGACCGGCCAGACCCACACCTCGCGCTGGATCACCAACAACGGCATCCCGGGCCAGCCCGCCCTCACCGTGCCCATGGGGTCCGACGGCACCTTCACCACGACCCTGACCGTGATCGCCCAGGACGACAACACGGACTGCCTCGACCTGCCCGACGGCAAGGAGTGCAAGATCTTCACCCGGGCCGACCACCGGGCCAGCGGCGACCGCAGCCAGGACGTGCGCGTGCCGGTCACCTTCGGGGCGCAGGGCGGCACCGTCACCCTCGACCGCAGCACCGGGCTCGACGCCGCCGGCGACTCGGTCGTGGTGAGCGGCACCGGCTTCCCCACCGACAGCCCCGGCCTCTACGTCGTGTTCGGGCCCGTCCCCGAGGGCAACCAGACCGCGGCGCCGTTCAGCCCTGCGGCCTACGTCCGCTCGTCGTCCATCGCCTCCGACGGCAGCTGGCAGATCACCCTCCCGGGCATCAAGGCCCGCTACACGACCCGTGACGGCACGAGCTACGACTTCCTCGAGGGCGGCGGCCACATCTCCACCTTCCGGGCCCAGGGCCAGCCCGACCCCGACGGCCTGTGGGCCACCAGCACGCCGGTCTCCTTCGACGTCCGCACCGCGGACGAGTCCTACGTGACCGCGGCGATGACCGACTTCCTCGGGGCGAAGCCCACGGCCGAGCAGGTCGACGCCGGCGTGGTCGTGCTCCAGAGCAAGGGCCGCAAGGGCTTCCTGGCCGAGCTGTCGACCTCCGACGAGTGGCTGACCGCCCTGGTCGACGGCCTCTACGAGGACACGCTGGGCCGCGAGGGCGACGAGGGCGGCGTGGCCTTCTGGGTCGACGAGCTGCGCTCGGGCCGCCGCTCGGTGGCCACCGTGGCCGCGCAGTTCTACTCGTCCGGTGAGTACTTCAACGGCATCGGCGGGGGCACCGTGGAGACCTGGATCGACGACCTGTACGAGAAGATCCTGCTCCGCCCGGCCGACGCCGGCGGACGGGCCTACTGGGTCGCCGAGGTGGAGGCCAAGGGCCGCGGCAACGTGGCCCGGCGCTTCTACCAGTCGGGCGAGTCGGCCCGCACCCGGGTCGACGCCCTGTACCAGTCCCTGCTCGGCCGTCCGGCCGACCAGGGCGGCCTCGACTTCTGGGGCCCCCGGGTGGTCGCCTCCGGCGACCTGACCCTGGCCGTCTCGCTCGCCGCCGGTGGCGAGTACGTGCAGAAGTCCGCCCTGCGGTTCCCCTGA